Proteins encoded within one genomic window of Gloeobacter kilaueensis JS1:
- the tal gene encoding transaldolase: MADNPLVQLHDYGQSVWVDDLRRDMITTGELKHLIESEGVRGLTSNPAIFEKAIVGSALYDAQIRANQTRPVNDIYEELVIKDIQDAADLFRPLYESSGGADGYVSLEVSPYLARDTEGTIKEAEHLWQRVDRPNLMIKVPGTKEGIPAFEHLIRSGINVNVTLLFSRHAYAQVVDAYLRGLEAHEGPLGRIASVASFFLSRIDTAVDDLLTAKIEQTDDPAVQERLKALEGTIAIANAKLAYAHFKNVFEGERFAGLAARGAKVQRLLWASTGTKNPQYRDVRYVEELVGPATVNTMPPATLKACADHCELRPSLESGVEQAEGTLAELQAVGIDLDQVTDDLLTDGLAKFTGPYDKLLASLRAKTEAVTAS; encoded by the coding sequence ATGGCTGACAACCCACTGGTCCAGCTCCACGATTATGGCCAGAGCGTCTGGGTGGACGACCTGCGCCGCGACATGATCACCACCGGCGAGCTGAAGCACCTGATCGAGAGCGAGGGCGTGCGCGGCCTCACCTCCAACCCGGCCATCTTCGAGAAGGCAATCGTCGGTAGCGCCCTCTACGATGCCCAGATCCGCGCCAACCAGACCAGACCAGTCAACGACATCTACGAAGAACTGGTAATCAAAGATATTCAAGACGCCGCCGATCTGTTCCGGCCCCTCTACGAGAGTTCCGGTGGCGCGGACGGCTACGTGAGCTTAGAAGTCTCGCCCTACCTGGCCCGCGACACCGAAGGAACGATCAAAGAGGCCGAGCACCTCTGGCAGCGGGTAGATAGGCCAAACTTGATGATCAAGGTGCCGGGCACCAAAGAAGGAATTCCCGCCTTCGAGCACCTGATTCGTTCGGGCATCAACGTCAACGTCACCCTGCTTTTTTCGCGCCACGCCTACGCCCAGGTGGTCGATGCCTACCTGCGGGGGTTGGAGGCCCACGAAGGGCCGCTGGGGCGCATCGCCTCGGTGGCGAGTTTCTTTTTAAGCCGCATCGACACGGCTGTTGACGACCTGCTCACCGCCAAAATCGAGCAGACGGACGACCCGGCGGTGCAGGAGCGGCTCAAAGCCCTCGAAGGCACAATCGCCATCGCCAATGCCAAGCTCGCCTACGCCCACTTCAAAAACGTCTTCGAGGGCGAGCGCTTTGCCGGACTCGCCGCGCGCGGCGCAAAGGTGCAGCGCCTGCTCTGGGCGAGCACCGGCACCAAAAACCCGCAGTACCGCGACGTGCGCTACGTCGAAGAACTGGTGGGCCCGGCAACAGTCAACACGATGCCCCCAGCGACGCTCAAAGCCTGCGCCGACCACTGCGAGCTGCGCCCCAGCCTCGAATCCGGCGTCGAGCAGGCCGAGGGCACCCTCGCTGAACTCCAGGCCGTCGGGATCGACCTCGATCAGGTGACCGACGACCTGCTCACCGACGGCCTCGCCAAATTCACCGGCCCCTACGACAAGCTCCTGGCGAGTCTCCGGGCTAAGACCGAAGCGGTCACCGCCAGCTAG
- the moaC gene encoding cyclic pyranopterin monophosphate synthase MoaC, whose translation MQPLSHLDTGGEARMVDVTAKAVGARVAVAEARLRMEQSTFEAILTGNAPKGDVLSTARLAGIMAAKRTSDLIPLCHPLPLGAVQVEIVPAPELPGFRVQTTVKTQAQTGVEMEALTAAAIAALTLYDMAKALQKDMVIEQVRLIRKSGGKSGDFEAAEHD comes from the coding sequence ATGCAGCCGCTCTCTCATCTTGACACTGGCGGTGAGGCCCGGATGGTCGATGTGACGGCCAAGGCCGTCGGGGCGCGGGTGGCGGTGGCCGAGGCGCGCCTGCGGATGGAGCAGTCCACCTTTGAGGCGATCTTGACAGGCAACGCTCCAAAAGGAGATGTGCTTTCCACGGCCCGCCTCGCCGGGATTATGGCCGCCAAGCGCACCAGCGATCTGATTCCGCTGTGCCACCCGTTGCCGCTGGGGGCGGTGCAGGTAGAGATCGTGCCCGCACCGGAATTGCCTGGGTTTCGAGTCCAGACGACTGTCAAAACCCAGGCCCAGACCGGCGTCGAGATGGAGGCGCTCACCGCCGCCGCGATTGCGGCACTCACCCTCTACGACATGGCCAAAGCCCTGCAGAAGGACATGGTGATAGAGCAGGTGCGGCTCATCCGCAAGTCCGGCGGCAAATCCGGCGATTTTGAGGCGGCGGAGCATGACTAG
- a CDS encoding DUF1815 family protein, which translates to MFYRLSEQYRYFVRDLIVNLQALALVMERRGYLVSCYTCGEEAESASLMVSMGGGAMMRFLVSDQGIVWTEIYDDSELVRIEGAEAIAKLQELADLIKQGLLEPDSPLPSSLSFL; encoded by the coding sequence TTGTTCTACCGATTGTCTGAGCAGTACCGCTACTTCGTTCGCGACTTGATTGTCAATTTGCAGGCGCTGGCGCTGGTCATGGAGCGCCGTGGCTATCTGGTCTCGTGCTACACCTGCGGCGAGGAGGCCGAAAGTGCCAGCCTCATGGTCAGCATGGGCGGCGGGGCGATGATGCGCTTTCTGGTCTCCGATCAAGGAATCGTCTGGACTGAGATCTATGATGATTCTGAACTTGTTCGCATCGAGGGGGCAGAGGCGATCGCCAAGCTGCAGGAGCTGGCGGATCTGATCAAGCAGGGGCTGCTCGAACCGGACAGTCCGCTTCCATCGAGCCTCAGCTTCCTATAA
- a CDS encoding PspA/IM30 family protein yields the protein MSRSGRKSFVYWLFGERAGRVVVGFWNWLWGRPVEEGGNMSVKVAEQAYRDIQASVQRLTEAVATQVSAYRRAQQLYQQKVKEYQSYEQQALTAKKQDRLDLARQALSKALAIEQILPELQERVQKAEEYANAARARLEKEQQQLEDYKSRLQNLKDLNEINNALATMAQVSNEYNIDSARSQFEEANAAVQRKKFQVEALNELSESASQKAEDELKQLSADSELDRRLEALGQPSNPPLQLPVRESERQSEP from the coding sequence ATGAGCAGGTCGGGTCGCAAGAGCTTTGTCTACTGGCTGTTCGGTGAGCGCGCCGGTCGCGTCGTCGTCGGTTTTTGGAACTGGCTATGGGGCCGACCGGTCGAAGAGGGCGGCAACATGTCGGTGAAGGTGGCCGAGCAGGCTTACCGCGACATCCAGGCGTCGGTGCAGCGGTTGACCGAGGCGGTCGCCACCCAGGTGAGCGCTTATCGCCGGGCCCAGCAGCTCTATCAACAAAAAGTCAAAGAATACCAGAGCTACGAGCAGCAGGCTCTCACCGCCAAAAAGCAGGACCGCCTGGACCTGGCCCGTCAGGCGCTGAGCAAGGCGCTCGCCATCGAGCAGATTCTGCCGGAGTTGCAGGAGCGGGTCCAGAAGGCCGAAGAATATGCCAACGCCGCCCGCGCCCGCCTCGAAAAAGAACAGCAGCAACTCGAAGATTACAAGTCGCGCCTGCAGAACCTCAAGGACCTCAACGAGATCAACAACGCCCTGGCGACGATGGCCCAGGTGAGTAACGAGTACAACATCGACTCGGCCCGCTCCCAGTTCGAGGAAGCCAACGCCGCCGTCCAGCGCAAAAAGTTTCAGGTCGAAGCGCTCAACGAACTGAGCGAGAGCGCTTCGCAAAAAGCGGAGGACGAACTGAAGCAACTCTCCGCCGACAGCGAACTTGATCGGCGGCTCGAAGCGCTGGGCCAGCCCTCCAATCCCCCCTTGCAATTACCGGTGCGCGAAAGCGAACGCCAGTCCGAACCGTGA
- a CDS encoding phosphate ABC transporter substrate-binding protein: MKIPPIVYILLVVLLAGGGYYLYSNKLGPFAPAGEEQLTSAPTTQTRPSDGGPAPTADPSAQSGTLHIDGSTSMVVINKALSIGYQQQVPEVEVSYKANGTSQGIAALLAGQAEIAAASRPLKPEEAQRGLKAVPVAVDEIAVVVGVKNPFQGSLSTGQLADIFAGRTTNWSQLGGANRPLKVINRNPDSGTYEFFQKVVLGGAPFGTGSNVTTLSRDETTPLLRALGSDGIGYATVSQVRRQKTVRIVAINDQLPGTDNEDYPLRRNLYYVYKDPPSPLIKAFIDYALTSDAKSAIRRYGF; this comes from the coding sequence GTGAAAATTCCCCCGATCGTCTACATTCTGCTCGTCGTCCTGCTTGCCGGCGGCGGCTACTACCTCTACAGCAACAAGCTTGGTCCCTTTGCCCCGGCGGGCGAAGAACAACTGACCAGTGCGCCCACGACCCAGACCCGCCCCAGCGACGGTGGGCCCGCCCCGACTGCCGACCCGTCCGCCCAGAGCGGTACCTTGCACATCGACGGCAGTACGAGCATGGTCGTCATCAACAAGGCTCTGAGTATCGGCTACCAGCAGCAGGTGCCCGAGGTGGAGGTGAGCTATAAAGCCAACGGCACCAGCCAGGGCATTGCCGCTCTCCTCGCAGGCCAGGCTGAGATCGCCGCTGCCTCCCGGCCCCTCAAGCCCGAAGAAGCCCAGCGCGGCCTCAAGGCGGTGCCGGTCGCCGTCGATGAGATCGCCGTCGTCGTCGGCGTCAAAAATCCCTTTCAAGGAAGCCTCAGCACCGGACAGCTCGCCGATATCTTCGCCGGGCGCACCACCAACTGGTCCCAGCTCGGGGGAGCGAACCGGCCCCTCAAGGTGATCAACCGCAACCCCGACAGCGGCACCTACGAATTTTTTCAGAAGGTGGTCCTGGGCGGCGCGCCCTTCGGCACCGGCTCCAACGTCACCACCCTCAGCCGCGACGAGACGACGCCTCTGTTGCGCGCCCTCGGCAGCGACGGTATCGGCTACGCCACCGTGAGCCAGGTGCGCCGCCAGAAGACCGTGCGCATCGTCGCCATCAACGACCAGCTTCCCGGCACAGACAACGAGGACTACCCGCTGCGGCGCAACCTCTACTACGTCTACAAGGATCCGCCCAGCCCCCTGATCAAAGCGTTTATCGATTACGCCCTCACAAGCGACGCCAAAAGCGCCATCCGCCGCTACGGCTTCTAA
- a CDS encoding DUF2949 domain-containing protein, with protein sequence MAVESEGQRTLETYLLSSGIVNRRELELAKKVQRSRQGPLLILLWQLSFISLGELGALLDWNSRIPAV encoded by the coding sequence ATGGCGGTCGAAAGCGAGGGGCAGCGCACACTGGAGACCTATTTGCTGAGCAGTGGCATCGTCAACCGCCGCGAGCTGGAGCTGGCCAAGAAAGTCCAGCGCTCCCGGCAGGGGCCGCTGCTGATTTTGCTCTGGCAGTTGAGCTTTATTTCTCTGGGTGAGCTAGGGGCGCTGCTCGATTGGAACAGCCGGATCCCTGCGGTCTGA
- a CDS encoding GNAT family N-acetyltransferase, which yields MLIRPVQYRDLDSVRKLYDETAECLSFVDQGMLQPLRGIHRLYGPVKLLGLFHNPMQHVFCLHVAQLDGQVVGLVQVRPRNAERTAWQVEHIAVVGEMRGQGVGTQLLSHIFEYYRREARNWMVEVNIHNRSALALYRQNGFQSLAQLCYWQLSPAILAELAGCEKPPLNFFKPVSNADAALMCQLESATMPPIVRHLYDRHPSDFHRSLVTRSFEAVVGSFTQTARVAQFVFESQRKAAIGSFELTLSTTGLQPHRANLLVHPAYTWLYPQLAIQIATIAQHYPAQALHVVSTDYQPEREEFLRSIGAEEVERKLLMSRSMWRKQRESRNLLEGLQLSEMLPGFSLGKPMPEPFRRSESNREQEPPANTGWQ from the coding sequence ATGCTGATCCGGCCCGTTCAATATCGCGACCTCGACTCGGTGCGCAAGCTCTACGACGAGACCGCCGAATGTCTGAGCTTTGTCGATCAGGGTATGTTGCAGCCGCTTAGAGGCATTCATCGCCTCTACGGTCCGGTAAAGCTTCTGGGGCTGTTTCATAATCCAATGCAGCATGTCTTCTGCCTGCACGTCGCCCAGCTCGACGGTCAGGTGGTGGGCCTGGTGCAGGTGCGGCCCCGCAACGCCGAGCGCACCGCCTGGCAGGTCGAGCATATCGCCGTCGTGGGCGAGATGCGCGGCCAGGGCGTCGGTACCCAGTTGCTCAGCCACATCTTCGAGTACTATCGGCGCGAGGCGCGCAACTGGATGGTCGAAGTCAACATCCACAACCGCTCTGCCCTCGCCCTCTATCGCCAGAATGGCTTTCAGTCGCTGGCGCAGCTGTGTTACTGGCAACTGTCGCCGGCGATTCTGGCGGAGCTGGCGGGCTGTGAAAAGCCGCCCCTCAACTTTTTCAAGCCCGTAAGTAACGCCGATGCCGCCTTGATGTGTCAGCTTGAATCGGCGACGATGCCCCCCATCGTGCGGCATCTCTACGACCGCCATCCGAGCGACTTTCATCGCAGCCTCGTGACCCGTTCCTTCGAGGCGGTGGTCGGTTCGTTTACCCAGACAGCGCGGGTGGCCCAGTTCGTCTTCGAGTCCCAGCGCAAGGCGGCGATCGGCAGCTTTGAGCTGACGCTCTCGACGACGGGCCTGCAGCCGCACCGGGCCAACCTGCTGGTCCACCCGGCCTACACCTGGCTGTATCCGCAGCTCGCCATTCAGATCGCCACGATCGCCCAGCACTACCCGGCCCAGGCGCTGCACGTCGTCTCCACCGACTACCAGCCCGAGCGCGAAGAATTCCTGCGCTCGATCGGTGCCGAAGAAGTCGAGCGCAAGTTACTGATGTCGCGCTCGATGTGGCGCAAGCAGCGCGAGTCGCGTAATCTCTTAGAAGGGCTGCAGCTATCGGAGATGCTGCCGGGATTCTCGCTCGGCAAGCCGATGCCGGAGCCGTTTCGCCGCTCGGAGTCCAACCGCGAGCAGGAGCCGCCTGCCAACACGGGCTGGCAATGA
- the hisG gene encoding ATP phosphoribosyltransferase: MTAVTIALPKGALLKETVLRLQQLGIDFGAFLESSNRLLRLSDRSGRYEGLLVRAQDVPVYVAYGQAQVGVVGFDVLQEKQLPVAQVADLGFGYCRMSVAVKGDSPYRQVQDLPAHCRVASKFVTCARLYFDELQLPVELISLYGSVELAPLTGMAEAIVDLVSSGRTLRENGLVEIATIYDSTARLIAHPLSYRLGRNGLHPLLQQIQSLSATGSGASRTS, from the coding sequence ATGACAGCAGTTACGATTGCGCTGCCCAAAGGTGCTCTGCTCAAAGAAACGGTCCTGCGCCTGCAGCAGCTGGGCATCGACTTTGGCGCTTTTTTAGAATCTTCCAACCGCCTGCTGCGCCTGAGCGACCGCTCGGGCCGCTACGAAGGGCTACTGGTGCGCGCCCAGGACGTGCCGGTCTACGTCGCTTACGGCCAGGCGCAGGTGGGGGTGGTCGGCTTCGACGTCTTGCAAGAAAAACAGCTGCCGGTGGCCCAGGTGGCCGACCTAGGTTTTGGCTACTGCCGCATGTCGGTGGCCGTCAAGGGCGACAGCCCCTACCGCCAGGTGCAGGATTTGCCCGCCCACTGCCGGGTTGCCTCCAAGTTCGTCACCTGCGCCCGGCTTTACTTCGATGAGCTGCAACTGCCCGTCGAGCTGATTTCTCTTTATGGCTCCGTCGAACTCGCTCCGCTTACCGGTATGGCCGAGGCGATCGTCGATCTGGTCTCCAGTGGCCGGACCCTGCGCGAAAATGGCCTGGTCGAAATCGCCACGATCTACGACAGTACCGCCCGCCTGATCGCCCATCCCCTCAGCTATCGGCTGGGACGCAACGGCCTGCACCCGCTGTTGCAGCAGATCCAATCGCTCAGTGCGACCGGCTCAGGTGCATCCAGAACATCATGA
- a CDS encoding YajQ family cyclic di-GMP-binding protein: MAAQTYSFDIVSDFDRQELLNAVDQTLREVKSRYDLKDTRSEVRLDEEQIVIDAASELSLEAIFDILRTKAAKRNLSLKIFAPEKIETAAGNRVRQVIRLQRGLNQELAKKIAKLVRDESKTTVQIQGESVRVTSKSRDELQAVIQLLKNQDYPVALQFVNYR; this comes from the coding sequence ATGGCTGCTCAGACCTATTCCTTCGATATCGTCTCCGATTTTGACCGTCAGGAGTTGCTCAACGCGGTCGATCAGACCCTGCGCGAGGTCAAAAGCCGCTACGACCTCAAGGACACGCGCTCGGAGGTGCGCCTCGACGAAGAGCAAATCGTGATCGATGCCGCCAGCGAACTGAGCCTGGAGGCAATCTTTGACATTTTGCGCACGAAGGCTGCCAAACGCAATCTGTCTCTTAAGATCTTCGCACCTGAGAAAATCGAGACAGCTGCCGGCAACCGGGTGCGGCAGGTGATTCGACTGCAGCGGGGGCTCAATCAAGAACTGGCCAAAAAAATTGCCAAACTCGTTCGCGACGAAAGCAAGACAACAGTCCAGATTCAAGGAGAGAGCGTGCGCGTTACCAGCAAGAGCCGCGACGAATTGCAGGCGGTGATCCAGTTGCTGAAAAATCAGGACTATCCGGTCGCTCTGCAGTTCGTCAATTACCGTTAG
- a CDS encoding thioredoxin domain-containing protein: MQRRRLLAALALAALWPEVAQAAGAQPQLLEFWASWCPVCRHMEPTMAALKQRWGKQVAVRIVDVDDPANAALLRQYRVVGTATFVLLDGQGKEVFRDSGEIPQAVLEAQFKKVLQSS, translated from the coding sequence GTGCAGCGACGCAGATTGCTGGCGGCTCTGGCGCTGGCAGCGCTCTGGCCGGAGGTGGCCCAGGCGGCGGGTGCCCAGCCCCAGTTACTGGAATTTTGGGCATCCTGGTGTCCTGTCTGCCGACACATGGAACCGACGATGGCGGCTTTGAAGCAGCGCTGGGGCAAGCAGGTAGCCGTTCGCATCGTCGATGTGGACGATCCGGCCAACGCCGCTTTGTTGCGCCAGTACCGGGTGGTGGGGACGGCAACGTTTGTGCTGCTCGACGGCCAGGGCAAAGAAGTCTTCCGCGACAGCGGCGAGATTCCCCAGGCGGTCCTTGAGGCGCAGTTCAAAAAAGTTCTCCAAAGTAGCTAG
- a CDS encoding peroxiredoxin, with product MYKKRFLSLALALALSPLTPLLAAPEPGQPAPDFVLPVAADKSVSLKDFRGRWLVLYFYPKDMTRGCTIEAQRFQRDLSQYKQLNTEVLGVSADALDSHSLFSKKEGLTFPLASDVGGKTARAYDSWYGTGDVGRASRNTYLIDPTGRIAKVFTGVDPTGHSEEVLAALKQAQVEAKAR from the coding sequence ATGTACAAAAAGCGCTTTCTATCTCTGGCCCTCGCCCTTGCCCTCAGTCCCCTGACACCCCTTCTGGCCGCTCCCGAGCCCGGCCAGCCCGCTCCCGATTTTGTCCTGCCGGTGGCGGCGGACAAGAGCGTTTCGCTCAAGGACTTTCGGGGCCGGTGGCTGGTGCTCTACTTTTATCCGAAGGACATGACCAGAGGCTGCACGATCGAGGCGCAGCGCTTCCAGCGGGATCTGAGCCAGTACAAACAACTGAACACGGAAGTGCTTGGGGTGAGCGCCGACGCCCTCGACTCCCATAGCCTGTTCAGCAAAAAAGAAGGTCTCACCTTCCCGCTCGCCTCCGATGTCGGCGGTAAGACAGCGAGAGCCTACGACTCCTGGTACGGCACAGGCGATGTGGGCAGAGCCTCCCGCAACACTTACCTCATCGACCCGACAGGCCGGATTGCGAAAGTTTTTACCGGCGTCGATCCGACCGGCCACAGCGAGGAGGTGCTCGCTGCCCTCAAGCAGGCCCAGGTGGAGGCAAAGGCGCGCTGA
- a CDS encoding Zn-dependent protease, protein MSTTPLQERFDEGIRRYEAGESPATLLPLFLDIAQKQPKNGPALTCLAWLYLLAADAPKALKAAKQAVKLAPADAQSHVNLALALLETGQKGVREAIERAQQIVQIDGEQGKEVRKNCEEGLVRRPDWKAMLKVRNWLFES, encoded by the coding sequence ATGAGCACGACGCCCCTCCAGGAACGCTTCGACGAGGGCATCCGTCGCTACGAGGCGGGCGAGAGCCCGGCGACGCTGTTGCCGCTATTTCTTGACATTGCCCAAAAGCAGCCCAAGAATGGCCCGGCCCTCACCTGCCTGGCCTGGCTCTATCTACTGGCAGCCGACGCACCGAAGGCGCTCAAGGCGGCCAAACAGGCGGTCAAACTTGCCCCCGCCGACGCCCAGTCCCACGTCAATCTCGCCCTGGCACTGCTTGAAACGGGCCAGAAGGGCGTGCGCGAGGCGATCGAGCGCGCCCAGCAGATCGTTCAGATCGACGGCGAGCAGGGCAAAGAAGTGCGCAAAAATTGCGAGGAAGGTCTGGTGCGCCGTCCGGACTGGAAGGCGATGCTCAAGGTGCGCAACTGGCTCTTCGAGAGCTAG
- the aroC gene encoding chorismate synthase: MRFLTAGESHGPGLTIIVEGMPADVPLLAADIDRDLARRQVGFGRGGRMSIETDRATIRGGVRLGRTMGSPIALTLENRDFINWQVPMSVAPVDLDDPEVAAQLEAKKITRLRPGHADYPGAIKYGLTDVRNILERSSARETTSRVAAGAIAKQLLRQFNIHVHSQVVEIGGVGGDAPLRPELPDFAEWKALFEQVEQNDLRCHPALYERLRERIVEAAKGSYTLGGVVEVVAYGDIPVGLGSHTHYDRRIDGLLAGVLMSVHTVKAVEVGIGTAAARTIGAEVQDEFVSVDGEIARTSNHAGGIEGGMTNGQPVLLRAYLKPLPTMRKPLKSVDLVSGESFEAHYERSDTCAVAAGGVICEAMAAIVLAQELQRKFGGDSLGEMLRHAGRSPS; this comes from the coding sequence CTGCGCTTTTTGACCGCCGGTGAATCCCACGGGCCGGGGCTCACGATCATCGTCGAAGGAATGCCCGCCGATGTGCCGCTTTTAGCCGCCGACATCGACCGGGATCTGGCCCGCCGCCAGGTTGGTTTTGGGCGCGGTGGCCGGATGAGCATCGAGACCGACCGGGCCACGATTCGAGGCGGGGTGCGCCTGGGCCGGACGATGGGCTCGCCCATCGCCCTTACCCTCGAAAACCGCGACTTTATAAACTGGCAAGTTCCGATGTCGGTGGCACCGGTGGATCTGGACGACCCGGAGGTGGCAGCCCAACTGGAGGCCAAAAAAATCACCCGCCTCCGCCCCGGCCACGCCGACTATCCCGGTGCGATCAAGTACGGGCTCACCGACGTGCGCAACATTCTCGAGCGCTCCAGCGCCCGCGAGACGACTTCCCGCGTCGCCGCCGGGGCGATTGCCAAGCAACTGTTGCGCCAGTTCAACATCCACGTCCACTCCCAGGTCGTCGAGATTGGCGGTGTGGGGGGCGACGCACCGCTGCGGCCAGAATTGCCCGATTTTGCTGAGTGGAAGGCGCTTTTTGAGCAGGTCGAGCAGAACGACCTGCGCTGCCACCCGGCTCTTTATGAGCGGCTGCGCGAGCGGATCGTCGAGGCGGCCAAAGGCAGCTACACCCTGGGGGGCGTCGTCGAGGTGGTCGCCTACGGCGACATTCCGGTGGGTCTTGGCTCCCACACCCACTACGACCGGCGGATCGATGGCCTGCTTGCCGGGGTGCTGATGTCGGTTCACACCGTCAAGGCGGTCGAGGTGGGCATCGGCACCGCTGCTGCCCGCACGATTGGCGCGGAGGTGCAGGACGAATTTGTGAGCGTGGATGGGGAGATTGCCCGCACCAGCAACCACGCCGGAGGGATCGAGGGCGGCATGACCAACGGCCAGCCGGTGCTGTTGCGCGCCTACCTCAAACCTTTGCCGACGATGCGCAAGCCGCTCAAGTCCGTCGATCTGGTGAGCGGCGAGAGCTTCGAGGCCCACTACGAGCGCTCCGACACCTGTGCGGTGGCCGCCGGTGGCGTGATCTGCGAAGCGATGGCGGCGATCGTGCTCGCTCAAGAACTGCAGCGCAAATTTGGCGGCGACTCGCTGGGGGAGATGCTCCGCCACGCCGGGCGCTCCCCATCGTAG
- a CDS encoding dienelactone hydrolase family protein — protein MDSQIRSVLPKTDFNRRSFVVTSIAAGFALAVLPVGAATITTDTTGLVAGEVKIPVKGGEIPAYRALPVNGGNNLPVVLIVHEIFGVHEHIQDLCRRYAKLGYYAIAPDLYARQGDVKKLTSIQDIVTKVVSKTPDEQVLLDLDATVAYLAGKANTDKLAVTGFCWGGRIVWLYAAHNPKVKAAGAWYGRLVGDTDPNHPENPIDIASKLKVPVLGLYGGKDQGIPLASIEQMRRVLKEAGNPSEIVVYSQAEHGFNADYRPSYNPEAAKDAQQKLLAWFKKYGVA, from the coding sequence ATGGATTCCCAGATACGCAGTGTGCTGCCAAAGACGGACTTCAACCGGCGCTCGTTCGTGGTGACGAGCATTGCCGCCGGATTTGCCCTGGCGGTCCTGCCGGTGGGTGCGGCGACGATCACCACCGATACGACGGGGCTGGTAGCCGGTGAAGTCAAAATTCCAGTCAAAGGGGGCGAGATCCCGGCCTACCGGGCACTTCCTGTGAACGGCGGCAACAATCTGCCGGTGGTGCTCATCGTCCACGAGATCTTCGGCGTCCACGAGCACATTCAAGATCTCTGCCGCCGCTACGCCAAGCTCGGTTATTACGCGATTGCCCCGGACCTCTACGCCCGCCAGGGCGATGTCAAAAAGCTCACGAGCATCCAGGATATCGTGACCAAAGTGGTGAGCAAGACGCCGGACGAGCAGGTGCTCTTAGACCTCGATGCGACGGTGGCCTATCTGGCGGGCAAGGCCAACACCGACAAGCTCGCCGTCACCGGTTTTTGTTGGGGCGGCAGAATCGTATGGCTCTACGCCGCTCACAATCCAAAAGTAAAGGCCGCCGGTGCCTGGTATGGGCGGCTGGTGGGCGATACCGATCCCAACCATCCCGAAAATCCGATCGATATTGCTTCCAAGCTCAAGGTGCCGGTGCTGGGCCTCTACGGCGGCAAGGACCAGGGCATTCCCCTCGCTTCGATCGAGCAGATGCGCAGGGTGCTCAAGGAGGCGGGCAACCCGTCTGAGATTGTCGTCTACAGCCAGGCTGAGCACGGCTTCAACGCCGACTACCGGCCCAGCTACAACCCCGAAGCCGCCAAAGATGCCCAGCAGAAGCTACTGGCCTGGTTCAAGAAGTACGGGGTGGCCTAG